Below is a window of Humulus lupulus chromosome 9, drHumLupu1.1, whole genome shotgun sequence DNA.
ATAGtactttatttattaaataaggaGAGTTATATGTCACCCAATCAAGAATTAATTGACTCTGGTTTATGGTGTTCAGAGGTACTTGTTATATAAGTATGTATAAGTTATATTGGCACAATTTGATCTTGCTCATCAGGTTGGTACTTGAGATTTATCCTTGTTTTACTTTTCTGTAGCTTTGATTATTAAGATCATTTTCTTTTTGATGTATCGAAGTTTAGATTTAGCTATCTTGTTTGCTTTGTTCATTTTTATGTTATCTTAATTTATAGTGGGGTTTTATACAAATGCACGTATAGAATTGTAAATTTGAAGTACATGATTACATTTAAATCATAAACTTAACTGGGATGACTATTAAGGCTTTCTTCAGATAGGTTTTCATAAACCTTGCTGAATAGGTGTCactggaacttttatattattttattaatattttctatatGTATTGCAACCATAATTCTAGCCAGAACAAATTAATAGAGAATAACTCATATGTAACGTAAGCATCAATCACAACCACCAATATACGGATACAAATGAGCTAGTTTTCAACAACAACATGAAAGCTTTTTATACTATGtctgtttttatattataatgaAAACAACCATATTGGGTATTAATTAGAGCCCAAGAAAACAATGACCAAATTGGACGACTTGTCCCTTTCATATGCATTGACATTAGACATAGTTCTCTATAGTTATAGTTATAGTTATAGTTATAGATGGTGTGGACTTTCTAAACAAAAATCTATTGTATTTGGTTTGGTATTTCTTTTTGGaactataataataaaaacatttGGACTTGCTGGTTTTGTGCTCTTGCTTGTTCTGTTTTGTGTTAATATcaggattaaaaaatatatgctttTATTTTTTGCTCTGTGTTTTCTGTTAAGTGTTTTGAATTTTAAGCTTATTTTATAGCAATCAAAGAATAGCTTAAGCTCTGTTTTTTCTGTGAAATCTcattagttgtttttttttatgcAATCAATATTTATGGACTTTGTATCTTGAGGTATTCTTTTGGTTCTTTTATATGTTTAGGATTAATTAGGTGCCCATTTTGTTTAGTATATGATTCATACTTTTGACTTTGATGAATATCTGGTTTGGAAATTTGTGTGTTTCATTCCTTAGGCTTTGAGTTGTATGTGATGTTATGGAGTTGTGTTTTTTATCAGAGGCTTAGATATGTCTTCTGCGGTTATGCAACATCACGAAGGTATGGTGGGGCAGATCCTCCTCCAGATCCAATGCAGATGCAGGCTGATTGTGAGAGAGGTATCACatgcaattattatttttttggatgaatatattgaattaatttatttatgtgtatataataattatatgtaTTTGAGAAATAATAGTGACAACTAAAACGAAAAGGCGCGGCATCAACAAAGGGTTTTCAACTCGAGAAGCTAGAGTTGCATTAGGTAGACCACTACCACTGGAGTGGGATGTTCGAgggaagacttacaaagaaaTTGGTGATTATTCCCAACATTTCTCTAGAGAGATCGGCATTCTCATTCGATAATATGCCGATCCCGACTACGACCGACGGGATAAATTACCCAGCGAAGTTAGGGATCGCATACTTTCTCGTCTAGAGGTaatttatttctataatttttttattgggttcactttaatattaaatctagctaatttattttatttttttgattcaGGATGATTTATTCGACATTGGTCGAAGTCGATATGCCTCAGAGAACCTCCCCTGCATTCTTTTGGGCATTCAACGGTCGTGCGCTGATCGTTACTTGGAGTGGAAGAATGACTTGTCCACTCAATTAAAAAATAATGGTCGAGCACATCCTCCTGATGGTTTGGGCATGGAGAAATGGCAGAAGGTGCTCCAGTATTTTGATCTCCCTGAAGTGAAGGTATTCACaaacatattattttttaatttatttttgttaatttaacaTATGGTTAACACAAGTTCTTTGCAGAGGCGTTCTGAGATTAACTCTGCGAACCGtgcaaaacaaaaacagagaagCGTGCAGGGCTCACAGTCTACGCCAGCCCTTTGTTACAAGAAGGTACTTtcttttttacataatttttatttatgtttttttataatgatttttttcttaatttttttcaaacttcTTGTATTGTAGCGTGATTTACAAACTGGGTGTCTTGTTGGGGTTCCAGAGATTTGGATGGCGACTAAGTACATAGACGGGGAAGGTTGGGTGAGCAAGGCAGCAAAGGATAACTATGTaagtaaatttatattttatggttttcttacttTATTGTGTTGTAAATTCTAATATTCTTGAAAATTGTGTGATACAGGAAAAGATGATGGAGATACGTGACACTCTGCAGTCACAATCATCTACGAGCGCTTCTGCTTCGAGTACTATCCCGAGAGAAGAGGATGACATTATTCTTGTTGAGACGATCTTTGGACGTCGTCGAGGCTATCAGCCGGGCCTTGGTCGTAGGATTCGCACGAGGGCGAATTGTGAAGCGGCTGATGTACCTCAACCAGCCCAACCACCTCCTACCGCACAAGACATGCAAGAGGTGAGGGAGCGACTCCGAGCCATAGAGGAGCACTTGGCTAGGATTGGTGGAGTCTCGGGATCTGGATCTTCTCAGCAAGGTCATGGTGTCGATCCTACAACACCTAgttgaaaacatttatatttatgtattttaattttaCTATGATACTGACTTTGtcataaaaatatttatagtaaaaatataattttgtgcATAGTTAAATTTCTCTTCTATTTCAAATCTTTTAGCAAAAAAAATGTGTtagtatatatattgaataatggccttttttttctttttttctttttttgatgaATCAGCAGCTATTCATTACTCCACTTACAAATTTACAATCTAAAGGCACCTATTGAAATAAGGCCCGTTCTCTATACAATGTATAAACATATCTATAAAAACTCAAAGCTATAAAGATTCAAACCATTCCTTATCAACTTGATCTATTTTCTTAGGCATTATACATGTTATCCTAGTTTTAAGTTGCCATTTGGCTTCCTGAACTAACAACGTGGGAGAGATAATGCTTGAATGCCAGAGTTTAGAATTTCTAGCCTGCCATAAATGATAAACCAACGAGGCAATTGAGGCAGCCAGAACTTTCTTCTGAAATCTGCTTCTCCTGGACTTGTCTATCCATCGAAGTAGTCCTTGCAACGAATCTGTATGAGCTTGCCATCCCAGCCAAGTCTTCATTTGATATAGGCATTCCTGAGAGAATGAGCAATCAAAAAATAGATGGGCCCCTGATTCTTCTGCTCCAGTTCAAAGGATGCAAGCTGATTCCTCTGCTATATTGAAACGGCAAAGTCTGTCTCTGGTTTTGAGTCTATGCTGTACTGCTAGCCAGAGTATAAAGCTATGTTTGGGTATGTTGAATCTGCCCCAAACTGCTTTTCTCCAATGAAACTTTTCTTGCACCTGAGTAAGCATTTTATACCCGTAGGAAATCTGATAAACCTTCTGTGTAAACTGCCCAGAATCCATAATCTGTTTAACTTGATCTTTGAGCATCACTAATTTCCTCCAGTACCAGCTACTAGGGGGCGGAGCCTTGTATCTCCACCACTCTTCATTCTTTATATACACACTATGCACCCACTTAACCCATAGATTATCTTTTTTTGTTGCAATTGACCAGACATTTTTAAACATAGCTGCTCAGTTCCACTCTGAGATACTCATGAAACCGATTCCACCAGCCTTCTTAGGCTTACAAAGTCTACTCCAAGCCACACTACCAGACCCAGCCATAATGCTCTGCCCTTTCCAGAGGAAACTTCTACATACCCTTTCAATCTCAGACATAATTTCCTTGGGTAGAATCATGATTTGGCTCCAATAGGCATGAATAGAAAGCAGTACCGAATGAATCAATATTGACCTACCAGCAAATGATAAATTCCTGGTACTCCAACTCTTAATCCTAGCTGTCATTT
It encodes the following:
- the LOC133800789 gene encoding uncharacterized protein LOC133800789 translates to MATKYIDGEGWVSKAAKDNYEKMMEIRDTLQSQSSTSASASSTIPREEDDIILVETIFGRRRGYQPGLGRRIRTRANCEAADVPQPAQPPPTAQDMQEVRERLRAIEEHLARIGGVSGSGSSQQGHGVDPTTPS